A stretch of DNA from Alteromonas gilva:
AGTCTGAACGATGCTATTGAGAGTATTTACCAGGCATCGCTAACTTAATACCTGCCTAACCATGCTTCACCGACTACTAACCACTGTTAGTGGTCGGTTTTTGCTGACGTTAACAGCCCAAAAATAATCCAGCGATTGCTGCAATCACCGCGACTGCCCTGATGGTACTATTTCGTCAGTCTCAACTTGCTTTCAACCTGCTTTACTGCCGAGCACAACAGCAGACAACGCTTTCTGCCAGAACCGCCTCGCGCTTGGTTATGTGCAGTGGTTACTGTCTAAAATTATTTTGTGATTTTTACGGTCTGTTTTAAAACGTCTTACGTATTAAGCGCTATTCATAACCTGACGAAGTGTTTTTATTTCTTCATATTTCGCTGTCAATTTAAGAATACGATTTTAGCGAAACAAGCAATAGATAAAGTACAAATAATGGTCTATATTCTGTTATTCAAAATTAACAAGGCTTTTTATGTTTTGGTTAATGCGCAACTAAACATCAGGCAAGGACGCACAGTTTAATGCAGTACACACAAACGTTCATCCAGGTAGGATTGCTTGCTGTCGTAGCCTTTATTGGCATCGGCTTTACGTTTGCTTTACCTACTCCCCGTCATCATCTTAAAGCGAAATCAGTTGTTTACGCGCGATGGTTTTTGTTTTCATCCTGGTTAGTTGTGGCGTTTCAAGGGCTCGCTCAAAATGGTTATGGCAATATTGGTTTGCCCGGAGTGTATGGCGCGGCGACGCTGAGCGCGTATTTGCTGCTGATGTCGGTCAATAAACGTTATGGCCATGAAATTGCGCGCATTAAGAAATATGCGGCGGCGCTGCACATTGTTATCCTGATAGGCGTCACTCTGGTCCTGAAGTTTGCGCAGTATCAACCCTGGCTCGCGCACGCGCTGGCGCTAAGCAGCATTGCGTTTCCTGTTTGGCTGGCCCAAAAACGGGTACAGCAATCGCTCAATAAAGAAACCTTCGGATCGCGACTTTTATACAGCGTTTTGTGGCTCGTATTGTTGATGGTGTTGGTGGCGGTACCGGTTTACCTGGGCAACATTGCCCCGCAAAGTCCCTATCATCTTACGGCGACCTTTGCGTTGATTCTGGTTATTATGCTGACATTTATGCTGTCCTTTGCCGCCAACATTTTGCAGTCCCTGTTGGTCAAGTTACATTCTCTGGTGCATACCGACCCGCTGACGGGAGCTAAAAATCGCTACTTCTTTTACGAAACCGCGCCGAAATTAAGCGCACATGCCCGGCGTAATAACGAAGTGCTATCGGTGGTTGCATGTGACATCGATCACTTTAAATCAGTCAATGACGAGCATGGCCACGTAGTGGGCGACATTGCCCTCAAACGCTTTTGTGAAATCATTCAGGAGCAATTACGGTTGGAAGACACCCTGATAAGGATGGGCGGCGAGGAGTTCTTAATTTTATCGCCGCAGTGTGACGGTGAGCAGGCCAGGCTCATGGCCGAACGCCTGCGCGAAACAATTAGCGAAACCAAAATTACGGCGCGTGATGTGACTATTTCACTCACTGCGTCCTTTGGGGTGATTGAAATGCCGGATAACGCAGATTTGTTAAGTGCAGTAAAACACGCCGATCTAGCCCTTTTCGATGCCAAAGCGAAAGGCCGCAATCAGGTTATTATGGTATAGCCTGATTGGCTGGGCAGAGTTGTTTATTAGCTCACTGTTAGCGTAACGTTGACGGCCTTCAAATAGTGACTTTCACGTTCCAGATCTGCAGCCATAATCGGCTTTGAGGCCAGCCAGTCCTCTGGAAATGTTAAGGTCAGGCTGTGCTTATCGGCGTCGACACTAAACTCGGGTAAAAAGCTTTCCTGGCGTTTAATATTGAGTAATACACTGACACGTAACACTGCAATTAAACGGCCAATTTCCTCATTACTGTATTGGGTAAAAGCAGCCACATCCGGAAGCCGAATTTTTTTACGGTGGAAACGTACCAGTGTTGCAAGTAATTCCTGTTGGGCCTGGTTAAACCCGGGCATGTCTATATTTTGTAGTATGTACGCCGAGTGGCGTTGTACGCCCCGGGTGTTAATCTGTAAGCCCACTTCATGCAGCAACGCCGCCCAGCCGAGAATTGCCGGGTAGTCACTATGATTGAGCTTCCATGGCTGTTGAACAGCACTGAATAAGCGTTTGGTTGTACCGAGCACCAGGTTAGCCTGGGTAGTATCGACATCGTACCTGACCGCCAGACTCGCCGCCGTCCGGCCGCGAATATCATTGTTGTGCAGTTCATCTTCCATCTGGTAAAGCACGCCTTCTCGCAGCGCCGCTGGCGAGTATTCAAGTTCCTCGATTTTTAGCGCTTTGAATATTGCGATGAGCACGCATAATCCGGCGGGAATCACTTTTCGGCGATCCTCACTGATGGCGGGGTGAGTAAGATTATCGATATGACCGGCGTCAATAAACTGCTTCATAACCTGCTTAAGGGCTTTTAAGGTCACAGGCACTTGCATGCCAGATTCGTTGTCAGTTTTTTGTACCAGATTGTACAGGGTTTTAATGGTGCCAGAGGTGCCTAAACAATGCTGCCAGGCTAAACGGCGGTAACGCTCTTCTATGGGCTCCATTTGTTGTTCGGCAGCGGTGATTGCCCGCTCAAACGCTTTTGCTTTGAGTTCGCCGTTGGCGAAAAACCGCTGCGTAAAGCTCACGCAACCCATTTGCAAACTACGGCATAGTTTTGATGTGAGTCCCTCACCGATTATAAATTCGGTTGAGCCACCACCGATATCCACGACCAATCGTTGACCGTTGTCATGATTGGTATGCGCCACCCCCGAGTAAATCAGGCGGGCTTCCTCAGGCCCGGAAATCACTTCAATCGGGTAGGGCATGATTTCCAGCGCAGCAGAAATAAACCGATTGGCATTAACGGCTTTACGCAGCGTGTAGGTAGCTACAATACGCACCGAGTCAGGCTCGAAACCCTCCAGGCTTGCGGCAATAATACGCAGGGTTTCAAGGCCTCGCTCCATGGCTTCGTCAGACAATACATTTTTGCTGTCCAAACCTTCTGCAAGTCTCACTTTTTGTTTAACGCGGTGCAGTATTTGCACCGAGCCTGCGACAATACGGGCCACCACCAGGTGAAAACTGTTAGAGCCAATATCCAACGCGGCAACTTTGCTGGATTCGCGGCTGTCTACACTATCGAGTGACTCATGCTGGGTTGTCATTTATCTGTTTCAGCCTGTTTTAAATATGAATATATCTCTTCCTGAGAACGCAGCTTTTTGCGATTTCCACGCTTAACATAGAGGTTTAGGTGGTCTTTGTCGATAACCCGCGCTTTGAGGGTATCCTTAAACTGAATTTCCATAATATCAACAATCCGTTGCTGTAGAGCAGGATCGTATATTGGCGCGCCTACCTCAATACGATTATCCATGTTGCGGGTCATCCAGTCAGCCGAGGAGATAAATACCTTTCGGTTGCCACCGCCATTAAAAATCATCACGCGGGGGTGCTCAAGGAAACGGTCAACAATTGAGGTGATGGTAATGTTTTCACTCAGGCCCGGAATCCCCGGCCGCAGACAGCACATACCGCGCACAATGCCGCGAATTTTAATACCGGCCTGACTGGCGCGGTATAAATCATCAATCAGCTCTTTGTCTTCCAGGTTGTTAATTTTAAATGTGATGGCCGCTTCGTGGCCTTCCTTCAAAAACTGTATTTCCTGGCGAATGAGGGATTGTATTTTGGTCCGTGCGTTTAACGGTGAAATTTGCAGGTGCTGAAATTTATAGCGGCGATACGGGTAGTTGATTAAGTCAAATACCGCATTCCCTTCTTCGGCCATTTCCTGATTCTTGGTAAACAGGCTGAAGTCAGTATAAATCTTGGCAGTTTTCTCGTTAAAGTTACCCGTACCGAAGTGCGCATAGTGCATTAATTTGCCGCGTTCCTCGCGTGACACTATACATAATTTAGAGTGGATCTTTAGCGAAGGTACGCCCAACACAACCCGTATACCGGCGTCAGTCATGCGTTTAGACCATTCAATATTGGCCTCTTCATCAAAACGGGCGCGCAGTTCTACCACCACGGTCACTTTTTTACCGTTATCAACCGCATCAATTAATGAACTGACAATGCGCGATTGACTGGCTACCCGGTAGATGTTCAGACGGATGGATTTAACATTAGGGTCAAACGCCGCCTGACGCACAAACTCAGTAAAGTGTAAAAAACGATGATAGGGGTAATACAACAGGATATCGTGGGCTGAAATGGCATCAAATACCGTGTTGTAACGGGAAAAGTCACGGCTATCAATCGCCGGTAGTTTACTGTTTTCGAGATAATCACGCCCAACATTGGGGAAGCCAATAAAGTCTTTAAAATTACGATAGTTGCCCGCGGCATTGAGGGTATCAAGCTTGGTTACCTTAAGCCGCTTCTGCAGATCCTCGACCATGTCCTGGGGCATATCCTGATCGTGGATAACCCGCACGGGCTCAGCGATGAGGCGCTGTTTCATACTTTCGGACATTTTTTCTACGTAACTTTCGTCAATCTCGTCGTTAATTGAGTATTCGGAGTCGCGGGTCATTTTAAATGAATACGATTCGAGCGTATCAAACTTTACAAATCCGCGAAACACGTCTTCAATCGACAGCTGGATCATGTCATCGAGCAGTATTATATGTTTGTTTTTACGGCTTTTTTCTGGCGGAATAAGGTGAAAACGCGAAATCTCTGAAGTAGGGATCTGCAGCGCAGCAAAGCGCGGGTTACGACCTTCACGTCGCAAAGCGACATATAAGTACACGGCTGTGCCATTTAAGCGGCTGAGCAGGTCGGTTTTTTTATCGATTAGAACCGGTGCAATATGGCGCAGTACTTTATTGACAAAATAGTTACGCACCCAGTTACGCTGGTAGTCGTTAAGCTGGTGCTTTTGCAATATATGAATATTGTAGCGGGCCAGATTTTTAACTACCTGGTTATGGATCTTGTCGAATTTTTTAGACAGCTCACTGACTTTCTTTTGTATTTCGAACATCAACTGACGCTGACGCCGGCCTTCTTCTTCGTTATCTTCATTGTGAGCAATAAGAATGAGCCGTTTAACATCGGCTACCCGGACCCGGAAAAACTCGTCCAGATTATTCGAATAAATACCTAAAAATCGCAGGCGCTCTACGGCTGGGTTATTTTCGTCGGCGGCTTCCTGCAGCACACGCTCGTTAAATGACAGCCAGCTGAGTTCCTTGGGGTAGTATAAATCGGTTGGTTCCATATTAATAAATCGCTATTTCTACAGAGATAAAAAGGCGTTAATGTGCCAGCCAAGTGTGACAGGCTGTTGACGATATAAAGGCCTTGTAAGGCCCTGGTTATTTTTGCGTCAAAGAGTGGTAGTAATATCGACCACCAAATCGTTAGCCACTGCCTCAAGGGCATCTTTAACGTCATCCTGATTTACCTCTGCCGGTACTTTAACCTGCAGGCGGGCTTTAAACATTTCACTGCCCCAGTTAGGCGCACTTTCGCAGGTGGAATCAAAGTGCATAATGTTAAGGCTGAACCGGTGCAATACGCTGGTGATCTCCTGCACAATGCCAGGCTGGTCATTCCCCATGACCTCAATAGTGAGCAAATCATGAGCGGTATCGCTGGTTTCGGACACCGACTGCGACTGAACCTGTAATCCCTCCAGGGCGTTTAACGCTGTAATTAAGTCCTGATGCTTATCACCTGGTACCCGAGCTTCAACAAAGCCGGCAAACTGACCGGCCATATGGGCAAAGCTGCTGCCTTGCCAGTTACCGCCATATTCGTATACTTTCTTAGCAACGGCATCCACCAGACCGGGCCGGTCTTTACCGATAATCGTGAAGATGACAGGCTTCATCCTCTTACTCCTTTGTTATTGCTTCCTGCGTGATAAAGCGCGGCTTTAGGTACAGGAATTTAATAGAATTGGTGCAACTTTCACTTGATCTTAAAATATCACAACTTACACTGCTGGGCAGTGCAATTTCACGTAAATCGTGGTTCTAAATCATGAATGTAGCAGCTCAACAGGCAAGTATCCTCAAAAAGCGCTATCGCCGCGATAAAATCGCCCGGTATGTGATCACCGCTTTTGGGTTTGTTGTGCTGCTGACCATGGTAATTCTTATATGGCATTTGTTTACTCAGGCTTCCGGGGTTATAAAGACCCCCAGTGTTAAAGCACAACATCAGGTTGCCGCGCCCGAACAAGGGAAGTTTTTATACGTTGGCGATGTCAGCAATGGCCAGGCGGCGTTAGTTGCCGGCCAGGAATGCGGGATTTGGTTGGCGCGAATGCACGACAACCAGTTGACTGCGCGCGACTCGGTTCGTCGTCCCTGCTCTCATACATTAGGTGCAGTCACGTCATACGGGCAAGCATATGTGACTGATGTTTCTGCATCAGGTCAGGTAAGACTGCTTCCTGTGCCACCCGCTAACAGGCCTTTGCAGCACAACAGAGTTGTTGAGCCTGCTGTGGCCAGCGAAATTTCTTTTGCACTGCCCGCAGGACTCTGGGAGCGGCAGCTAGGCTGGCAGTTAACAATGGGCAAACGCTGGATTGTCATGCAGGTAGAGACAGCTGACAGCCAAATTATCCAGTGGATCAACCGCGATAATCCTGCGCAAATTATCCGTCACGAGTATGCGGCAACGCAGCGTATAGTCATGTTGCCCGATACCAGCCAAATTGTATTAATTAACGGCGCAACGCTCACATTTGTGGATCAGTATGACCAGCGTTTAGATCAGGTAACGCTTGAGCACGATATTACCTGGGCAGACACCATCGTTAAAAATCGCTCGCTGTATGTAGGGTTGTCCGATAATACCCTGATGCGGCTCAGTGTTTACAACCAGGCCGGTGTTTTGCGCTATCAGCCTACCTATACGCTTTCGTTGCAAGCTGGCGAACGTCCGCTGGCGATGGCCTCTCATGCCAGTACCAATGGCCTGGCCTTAGTTACTGACCAGCATCAGCTATTGCTTATAAACCGGGTCAGCGGCGACATCGTTCAACGCATCCCGCTGGCAATCCAGCCCACTGGCGTAAGCTGGTTCGACTCGCGGTTATATGTCTATGGCGGTAATAATTATCTGCAAATGAACATTAATGATATGGGCGGCCTGACCACGTTTAACAGTTTGTTCGCGCCACAAGTTTACGAGGGGTATCCCAACGCCGATCAGATCTGGCAAACCAGCAGCGCCACCGACTACCAGGAAACTAAAATGAGTTTGATGCCGTTGCTGATTGGCAGTTTAAAAGCCTCGTCACTGGCATTGTTGATTGCTATTCCGCTGGCTTTTGGTGCGGCTGTCTATACGGCTTATTTTGCCCAGTCGCGGGTGCGTGACAGTTTGAAACCCACCATTGAGATGCTCGAAGCCGTGCCCTCGGTGTTGATTGGCTTTATTGCCGCCATCTGGCTGGCACCGCTGGCAGAACGGTTTTTATTTTCGTTTGCAGTGTTTCTGGTCACCTTGCCCGTGATGTTATTACTGATTGCGTTGGTACAGCACCGCATTGCCGAAAGCTTAAGTGGCAAATTGCAAACCTTTGCCGAAGTGTTGTTTCCAACGCTCGGCATTTTGTTATTTGGTTATGTCTGTGTGGTGTGGGCGCCGGAATTGCTTTTATTGTGGCTGGGCCTGGATGATTTCACCTTCTTTGCGAATGCCTTTGAGGTGCCGGTAGGTAAAACAACTATTTTGGTAGCCATTGCGCTGGGTCTGGCTATTTCGCCGAGCATTTATTCGCTGGCTGAAGATGCCATAAGTGGAGTGCCAGCGAGTTTAAAGCAAGCGTCTTATGCCCTTGGTGCGACGCGTTTACAAACCTTGCGTCGGGTAGTATTGCACGTGGCATTACCCGGCATTGTTGCTGCTGTGATGTTAGGCTTTGGACGCGCGTTTGGCGAGACCATGATTGTACTGATGGTGACAGGCAACACGCCTATTGCCGATTGGGATTTGCTCGCCGGGTTGCGGGCACTCACTGCTAACCTGGCCATTGAACTCCCCGAAGCCGAAGTGGGTAACATTCATTATCAGGTGTTATTTTTAACTGCTTGTATTCTTTTCAGCTTTACGTTTGTGGTGAATACACTTGCTGAACTGCTGCGGCAGCGGTTGCGTAAGGTTGCTAATTATGGGTAAGTGGTCAATTCGTCAGCTGCTCAGTCATCGTCAACAGCAATCGTATGTCATTAATCTGGGGGCGTTCTGCGCCGCCTTGTTAGTGGTTGCACTGGTTTGTCTTTTGGGGCTCATTACGCTGCGGGGCGTTGATTACTTCTGGCCCCGGCCGGTAGAGAGCATTACCTTTACGTCCCCGACCGGCGAAGTGAAAAACGTTTACGCACAAATTGGCGAGCGCCATATCAATAGTGCTCAGCAAAACGCAACTGCCGAAGTGCTGTTTCAGTATTCTGATCAACACCACCCCTATGGTCGTCAGGTATTAATTGAAAGCCATAATATGGGGCAGGTGAGTAGCGCGCCGCTGGCGGCCAATATTTTGCTGACCGACGGTACCCGGGTGTTTAGCCAGCCAATTGATATTTTGCTGCCGAACGGCGAGAAAGCATCATTGCAACGCTTTCAGGAAGTGCGTGATACCGTCGGTCATATTCGTCAGCAAATAGAATCCTTGCGAGAAACAAGACTCGCGCCCATTCACCGTAATCTGGCGCAGCTCGACTTAAAAGAGGTCGAAGCCAATGCGCCGGCCCGCTTGCGGCTTTATGAGTCGTTTGACCACTGGCAGCAGGAAGTGTTGCGTTTTGAGACTCAGCTTCGTGAATACCAGCTTCATACACGGTTTAGTGATGGCGCCGAATTTGTGATACCCATCGACAGTATTGCCCGGCTCAGCTATCCGGGGCAGCTGGATGTGCTGGGCAAACTCAAGTTGGTCTGGTCGGGGGTTGGTGACTTTCTTACCCAGGCACCCAAACAAGCCAATACCGCCGGCGGCGTATTTCCGGCCCTGTTTGGTACCGTCCTGATGATATTTGTGATGACCATTCTGGTAACCCCTTTTGGGGTGTTGGCCGCGGTATATCTGGTTGAATATGCGCCCAATAACCACTTTACCTCAGTGATCCGTATTTGCGTCAGCAATATGGCCGGTGTGCCATCCATTGTCTACGGCGTTTTTGGCCTGGGCTTTTTTGTGTATTCCGTGGGTGGCAGTATTGATGAGCTGTTTTTTAGTGACTCGCTGCCAGCGCCTACCATGGGGACTCCGGGCGTATTTTGGGCGTCACTGACGATGGCTATTCTTACCCTGCCAGTGGTGATTGTGGCAACCGAAGAAGGGCTTAAACGCGTGCCAGAAGGTTTACGGGCCGGCAGCTACGCGTTAGGGGCAACCAAACTGGAAACCATCTGGCATACTGTACTGCCCATGGCCAGCCCGGGGATTATGACCGGCGTTATACTCGCCATTGCAAGAGCTGCAGGAGAAGTCGCGCCACTGATGATGGTCGGTGCGGTTAAGTTTGCGCCGAATCTGCCTTTTGATAGTGAGTTTCCGTATTTTCACCTCGATCGGCAGTTTATGCATTTAGGGGTATTAATTTACGACGGCGCGTTTCACAGTCAAACAGACGTGCGCAGCGCTTCACTTATGTTTGCCAGCTGTTTATTGTTACTGTTAGTGGTATTTGTATTAAACATCGTCACGGTTATTTTGCGCCGACGTTTGCGTAAACGCTATTTGAGAGGTTATTAGCACGATGCTGAAACTGTTCGAACGGGAACAACTGGACTTAGCCAGGTTGTCACCTGAGCAATCTGCTATGGATGTGCGTGACTTGAATTTACGCTTTGGCCAAAAGCATGTGCTGCACAATATTACCATGCGTATTCCGAAACACCGTATCACTGCTTTTATAGGGCAGTCGGGGTGTGGCAAGTCGTCGCTGTTAAGCTGTTTTAATCGTATGAACGATCTTATTGATACCAGCAAAACTGAGGGTGAAATTATTATCGACGGGCGTGATATCAACAGCAAAAAAGAGAACCTCTCGTTGCTGCGCTCGCAGGTGGGTATGGTATTTCAGCGGCCTAATCCCTTCCCCATGAGTGTGTATGAAAATGTGTGTTACGGCTTGCGTTTACAAGGGGTTAAGCAACGCCGCCAGCTTGATGATGCGGTGGAACAAGCCCTTATCGAAGCAGCACTGTGGGATGAAGTAAAAGATCGTCTTTTTGAACCGGCAACGACCTTGTCAGGCGGACAACAACAGCGCCTGGTGATTGCCCGGGCGCTGGCATTAAAACCATCGATACTGTTGCTCGATGAACCTACGTCTGCGCTCGATCCGCTCACCACCCTGATCATCGAAGAACTCATGGCAGAGCTTAAAAAACGCTGCACCATTGTGATTGTCACCCATAATATGCAGCAGGCCGCGCGGGTATCCGATTACACTGCCTTCCTGCACCAGGGCGAGCTGATTGAGTACAGCGACAGCGATACGCTGTTTACCATGCCCGATAAAAAACAAACCGAAGACTACATTACCGGCCGTTACGGTTAATGCGGAGCACAGGAACCCAATAATGCGACAGGTTGAACTTAACACTCATATTTCAGGCCGGTTTAATATTGAACTGGAGAATCTGCGTAATTCGGTTATGGCCATGGGCGGCGAGGTAGAGCAGCAGTTGACCGACACGTTAAAAGCCATCAACACCAATAATCCCGGCCTGGCCGAAACGGTCATTGTTAACGATCTGAAAGTAAATTCCATGGAAATTCAGATTGACGAGGAGTGTTTACGGATCATCGCCAAGCGCCATCCCACGGCCAGCGATCTACGCCTTATCATGACCATTTCTAAAGCCATTACCGATATTGAACGTATGGGCGACGAAATTGAACGTATTGCCAAGCTGGTTACCCGTAATAAGATCCCCGCATCGGCATCCATCAAAAGCAGCATGCTACAAATTGGTCAGCAGGTGAAGGCGATGATGAGCGGTACCTTTGACGCCTTTGCGCGCCAGGACGAAGAGGCTGCTTTGAGTGTTTATGAGCAGGATAATCAAATAGATAGCGAATATAAAGCGCTGCTGAATTTCACTACGCTGGAAATGGCGCGCTCCAATGATGACATGGAGGACTGGCTGGAGGTGTTGTGGGCATTGCGTTCGTTGGAGAGAATTGGCGATCGCTGTAAAAATATCTGCGAGTACATCGTGTCGTTAACGCGGGGCCGCGACGTGCGGCACATGCCGCTGGAAAACTTGCAACAGAAACTCGATGATCTAAGCTAGATAGCGGCAAATTATCAGCCGGTTGTCATAAAACTGAAACATTTGGTGCAAAAATGGCCAAACAGTACGAGTGTGTCCTTAAATTACCGCTAATCGTTAAATTTACCCTTTGGCTGGGCGGCACTTTACGCTATGATTCGCCGCAACCGAAAATAGTAGTATAAAAATCAACCGAAAATGATGCTTATAGTAACACCGCTGCCAATGCACAGCAGAACAGCAATTTCTGCACAGCCGCAATTGGTACAGTTCGAAACACGACAATTAACGTCAAATAGCTAAGCACAACGGGAGCAACTGTCAGTGGATATTATTCAAAGTTATGGCATGGTTCTGATTATCATGGCCGCCGTTGTTGGCTTCGTCATGGCCTGGGGCATTGGTGCAAACGATGTTGCCAACGCAATGGGCACCTCTGTTGGTTCTAAAGCCCTGACCATCAAGCAAGCTATCTTCATTGCGATGATATTTGAATTTGCCGGGGCGTATCTGGCAGGGGGAGAAGTCACCTCAACCATTCGCAAAGGCATTATTGACAGCGCCTATTTTATTGATATTCCTGAGTACCTGGTACTGGGGATGATCTCTGCGCTATTTGCCGCCGGGATATGGCTGGCGGTCGCTTCATACCTTGGTTGGCCGGTATCAACCACCCATTCGATTATTGGTGCCATTGTCGGCTTTACCGCCGTTGGTGTCAGCGTTGATGCGGTTGCCTGGGGTAAAGTGGGCGGAATTGTCGGCAGCTGGATTGTTACCCCGGCCATCTCAGGGGTGATTGCCTATCTTATTTTTATGAGCGCCCACAAGCTCATTTTTGCCACCGAAACGCCGTTTGCTAATGCACGCCGGTATGTACCCATATATATGGGCTTTGCCGGCTTTGTTATGGCGCTGGTGACCATTAAGAAAGGCTTAAAGCATGTCGGTTTGGAATTGTCTTCTACATCGGGTTACGTGGTAGCCATTGGTATTGGGGTATTGATTGCACTGATTGGTAAATGGCTCATTAACCGACAACACTACAGCCACTCGGCGAATGTTGAAACGCAACGTGCTAACGTTGAGAAAGTGTTTGCATTACTGATGATAGTCACCGCTTGCTGTATGGCGTTTGCGCACGGTTCAAACGATGTGGCCAATGCCATTGGTCCTTTGGCTGCAGTCGTAAGTGTGGTCTCCTCTGGCGGAGAAATTGCCTCAAGTGCTAAATTAGCCCCCTGGGTACTGCCATTGGGTGGTTTTGGTATTGTGGCTGGCCTGGCACTGTTTGGTCACCGCGTTATTGCCACCATTGGTGAAGGGATCACGCATCTGACACCCAGTCGCGGCTTTGCGGCAGAAATGGCCGCAGCCTGCACCGTGGTAATCGCCTCTGGTACCGGCTTACCTATTTCTACCACACAAACGCTGGTCGGTGCCGTATTAGGGGTGGGCCTGGCGCGTGGTGTGTCAGCGTTAAACCTCGGTATCGTGCGCAACATTGCGATATCCTGGATTGTAACCCTGCCTGCCGGTGCATTGCTGTCGATTATTTGTTTCTTCTTCCTGAAAGCAGTCTTCGGCGTATAGCAGCACAGTCTGCCTTGCAAAGGCATTTACGTTTTTAACGCGTGGCTCATATTGGTCCACGCGTTTTACTTTGCAGCCCTCTTCGATTTGCCCCCATCTTTTTTGCGTAGAGTCTCTCACGTT
This window harbors:
- the pstA gene encoding phosphate ABC transporter permease PstA is translated as MGKWSIRQLLSHRQQQSYVINLGAFCAALLVVALVCLLGLITLRGVDYFWPRPVESITFTSPTGEVKNVYAQIGERHINSAQQNATAEVLFQYSDQHHPYGRQVLIESHNMGQVSSAPLAANILLTDGTRVFSQPIDILLPNGEKASLQRFQEVRDTVGHIRQQIESLRETRLAPIHRNLAQLDLKEVEANAPARLRLYESFDHWQQEVLRFETQLREYQLHTRFSDGAEFVIPIDSIARLSYPGQLDVLGKLKLVWSGVGDFLTQAPKQANTAGGVFPALFGTVLMIFVMTILVTPFGVLAAVYLVEYAPNNHFTSVIRICVSNMAGVPSIVYGVFGLGFFVYSVGGSIDELFFSDSLPAPTMGTPGVFWASLTMAILTLPVVIVATEEGLKRVPEGLRAGSYALGATKLETIWHTVLPMASPGIMTGVILAIARAAGEVAPLMMVGAVKFAPNLPFDSEFPYFHLDRQFMHLGVLIYDGAFHSQTDVRSASLMFASCLLLLLVVFVLNIVTVILRRRLRKRYLRGY
- the pstB gene encoding phosphate ABC transporter ATP-binding protein PstB, whose product is MLKLFEREQLDLARLSPEQSAMDVRDLNLRFGQKHVLHNITMRIPKHRITAFIGQSGCGKSSLLSCFNRMNDLIDTSKTEGEIIIDGRDINSKKENLSLLRSQVGMVFQRPNPFPMSVYENVCYGLRLQGVKQRRQLDDAVEQALIEAALWDEVKDRLFEPATTLSGGQQQRLVIARALALKPSILLLDEPTSALDPLTTLIIEELMAELKKRCTIVIVTHNMQQAARVSDYTAFLHQGELIEYSDSDTLFTMPDKKQTEDYITGRYG
- the phoU gene encoding phosphate signaling complex protein PhoU; the protein is MRQVELNTHISGRFNIELENLRNSVMAMGGEVEQQLTDTLKAINTNNPGLAETVIVNDLKVNSMEIQIDEECLRIIAKRHPTASDLRLIMTISKAITDIERMGDEIERIAKLVTRNKIPASASIKSSMLQIGQQVKAMMSGTFDAFARQDEEAALSVYEQDNQIDSEYKALLNFTTLEMARSNDDMEDWLEVLWALRSLERIGDRCKNICEYIVSLTRGRDVRHMPLENLQQKLDDLS
- a CDS encoding inorganic phosphate transporter, yielding MDIIQSYGMVLIIMAAVVGFVMAWGIGANDVANAMGTSVGSKALTIKQAIFIAMIFEFAGAYLAGGEVTSTIRKGIIDSAYFIDIPEYLVLGMISALFAAGIWLAVASYLGWPVSTTHSIIGAIVGFTAVGVSVDAVAWGKVGGIVGSWIVTPAISGVIAYLIFMSAHKLIFATETPFANARRYVPIYMGFAGFVMALVTIKKGLKHVGLELSSTSGYVVAIGIGVLIALIGKWLINRQHYSHSANVETQRANVEKVFALLMIVTACCMAFAHGSNDVANAIGPLAAVVSVVSSGGEIASSAKLAPWVLPLGGFGIVAGLALFGHRVIATIGEGITHLTPSRGFAAEMAAACTVVIASGTGLPISTTQTLVGAVLGVGLARGVSALNLGIVRNIAISWIVTLPAGALLSIICFFFLKAVFGV